In one window of bacterium DNA:
- a CDS encoding DUF1446 domain-containing protein has product MNKEVRILSLTGLLGYGYPAESLKEGMKKNPHFIGVDAGSSDPGPFYLGSGKSLTKKLQIKRDLQLAIEAAVTAKIPLIIGSAGTSGSKVHLNFTEKIIKEISEEESLSLKIALIPADINKKIVKQALKKNRVKPLGETVPDLTPKIVDESVRIVGQMGVAPFIDALKAKPDIILAGRACDTAIFASYPIMEGFDVGLSYHLAKILECGALASVPASASDCMFGIIGKDYFEVEPTNPLRKCTKISVAAHSLYEQLSPFGFYEPEGYVDLSGCKFVQKSNCCVRVTGSFFKPAQGNQTIKLEGVVKRGYHTIAVGGIRSQDVIKNIPNMEKDVSEKIKEMLPSDIIKEGYLLNFLFYGRDGVLGELEPEIDKTPYEVGIVIEGIAQTQDKADTVCALARSLILHYGFEGRKSTAGNVAFPFSPSDFSGGPVYEFSVYHLMEVKDAGYLFPVEFKEI; this is encoded by the coding sequence ATGAATAAAGAAGTAAGGATTTTATCTTTGACTGGGCTTCTTGGGTACGGATATCCGGCTGAAAGTTTAAAAGAAGGTATGAAAAAAAACCCTCATTTTATTGGTGTTGATGCAGGTTCTTCCGATCCTGGACCATTCTACCTTGGTAGCGGAAAATCTCTTACCAAAAAACTTCAAATCAAGCGAGATCTTCAATTGGCAATAGAAGCCGCTGTTACGGCAAAAATACCTCTGATTATTGGTAGTGCAGGAACTTCTGGGAGCAAAGTTCATCTTAATTTTACTGAAAAAATAATAAAAGAAATATCAGAAGAAGAGTCTTTATCATTAAAAATTGCTTTAATACCGGCAGATATAAATAAAAAAATAGTAAAACAGGCGTTAAAAAAAAATAGAGTCAAACCTCTTGGAGAAACGGTTCCTGATCTTACTCCGAAAATTGTTGATGAATCTGTAAGGATTGTGGGGCAGATGGGTGTTGCTCCATTTATTGATGCACTAAAAGCCAAACCTGATATAATACTTGCGGGTCGTGCCTGCGATACGGCAATTTTTGCATCTTACCCTATAATGGAGGGGTTTGATGTAGGTCTATCATACCACCTTGCAAAAATACTTGAGTGTGGCGCTCTTGCAAGTGTTCCTGCTTCAGCCAGCGATTGTATGTTCGGAATAATCGGAAAAGACTATTTTGAGGTTGAACCTACAAATCCTTTAAGAAAATGTACAAAAATTTCGGTCGCTGCCCATAGTCTTTATGAACAGTTAAGCCCATTTGGGTTTTATGAGCCAGAAGGATATGTTGATCTTTCTGGATGCAAATTTGTGCAGAAGAGTAACTGTTGTGTTAGAGTAACGGGTAGTTTTTTCAAACCAGCACAAGGAAACCAGACGATAAAACTTGAAGGAGTTGTTAAACGGGGTTATCATACAATTGCTGTAGGAGGGATAAGGAGCCAAGATGTAATTAAGAACATTCCTAATATGGAAAAAGATGTTTCTGAAAAAATCAAGGAGATGTTGCCATCTGATATTATTAAAGAAGGTTATCTCTTAAATTTTCTATTTTATGGTAGAGATGGAGTGCTGGGTGAACTTGAACCAGAAATTGATAAGACGCCCTATGAAGTAGGTATCGTTATAGAAGGAATAGCTCAGACTCAAGATAAAGCCGACACTGTGTGTGCTCTTGCTCGCTCTCTGATATTACATTATGGGTTTGAGGGAAGGAAATCTACTGCCGGTAATGTTGCTTTCCCTTTTTCTCCATCAGATTTTTCAGGAGGTCCTGTATATGAGTTTAGTGTTTATCATCTTATGGAAGTTAAGGATGCAGGTTACTTGTTTCCCGTTGAATTTAAGGAGATATGA